In Planctomycetia bacterium, one DNA window encodes the following:
- a CDS encoding CDGSH iron-sulfur domain-containing protein has product MSEVVIRTRKNGPLVIAGPFTLVDADGNPFTLPTDKPLVALCRCGHSQRRPFCDGSHKDCGFIAEESALPPQ; this is encoded by the coding sequence ATGTCCGAAGTCGTCATTCGCACTCGCAAGAACGGGCCGCTCGTCATCGCCGGGCCGTTTACGCTCGTCGACGCCGACGGCAACCCGTTCACGCTGCCGACCGACAAGCCGCTCGTGGCCCTCTGCCGCTGCGGCCATTCGCAGCGCCGCCCCTTCTGCGACGGCTCGCACAAGGATTGCGGCTTCATTGCCGAAGAATCGGCCCTGCCGCCGCAATAG
- a CDS encoding FliA/WhiG family RNA polymerase sigma factor, with amino-acid sequence MATVLAEDIAQVWDAFKADPENQDYRNRLVEQYLPLVKYNGERIWARLPEGVELDDLISAGVFGLMDAIDAFDMTRGVKFETYCVPRIRGAMLDELRTMDWVPRLVRSKASKLNEALKTLEAKLGRAPTEIELSQRMEISVEELEKMMVEANAVGLISLDKKWYETDSYKDVREIDILEDKKGEDPTRRIQKGDLMRLVTKGLNRNERLIIILYYYEELTMKEIGATLDLSESRVSQMHSSIVQRLQSQLERRRGEFGH; translated from the coding sequence ATGGCCACGGTTCTTGCCGAAGATATTGCTCAAGTTTGGGACGCCTTCAAAGCCGATCCCGAGAACCAGGACTATCGAAATCGTCTGGTCGAGCAATACCTGCCGCTCGTCAAATACAACGGCGAACGGATTTGGGCGCGCTTGCCCGAAGGGGTCGAGCTCGACGACTTGATCTCGGCCGGCGTGTTCGGCCTGATGGACGCGATCGACGCGTTCGACATGACGCGCGGCGTCAAGTTCGAGACCTACTGCGTTCCGCGTATTCGCGGCGCCATGCTCGACGAACTGCGCACCATGGATTGGGTGCCGCGCTTGGTTCGCTCGAAAGCCAGCAAGCTCAACGAAGCCTTGAAGACGCTCGAAGCCAAGCTCGGCCGAGCCCCGACCGAAATCGAACTCTCGCAGCGGATGGAAATCAGCGTCGAAGAGTTGGAAAAGATGATGGTCGAGGCCAACGCCGTCGGGCTCATCAGCCTCGACAAGAAGTGGTACGAAACGGACAGCTATAAAGACGTCCGCGAGATCGACATTCTCGAAGACAAAAAGGGGGAAGACCCGACCCGCCGCATCCAAAAGGGAGACCTGATGCGGCTCGTGACCAAGGGCCTGAACCGGAACGAACGCCTGATCATCATCCTCTACTACTATGAAGAGTTGACGATGAAGGAAATCGGCGCGACGCTCGATCTCTCGGAGAGCCGCGTGAGCCAGATGCACAGCTCGATCGTGCAACGGCTGCAATCGCAACTCGAACGCCGCCGCGGCGAGTTCGGGCACTAG
- the fusA gene encoding elongation factor G — MDLANYRNIGISAHIDSGKTTLSERILFYAGRIHKINEVKGDGDGATMDYMDLERERGITITSAATSVEWKHDELDIAPHKINLIDTPGHVDFTVEVERSLRVLDGAVLVLCSVGGVQSQSMTVDRQMKRYRVPRLAFINKMDRTGANYARVVAQLKEKLDTNAVLMQLPIGKEDKFEGVIDLFRRKALYFDGPKGEDVREEEVPAAMKEEVEETRQHTLEALAMFSDEMMELMLAEEDVPLELIYKTIRTATHAQELTPVFMGSAFKNKGVQPLLDAVTRFLPSPLDREVRAKQWDNPTEPFPLAPDPAKPLVAMAFKIVEDPYGQLTFMRIYQGTMKKGETYVNQRTTKKERFSRIVRMHADKREEIDSAGAGDIIAVMGVDCASGDTFAADQKYCSLENMFVPEPVIKMSITPANRDGGDKLTKALQRFIKEDPTFRVSSDEETSETLIAGMGELHLEIYVERIRREYKVDVLVGAPKVSYREAPTQNVDFDHTRKKQTGGSGQYGCIKGTLEVLPEDAEENFVFVDDVVQGRIPREYIPSVEKGFRACMGKGPVAGFPLVGLQVVLKDGKYHDVDSSDMAFQLTAQECFREYFLKMKPVLLEPIMKLEVEVPTSFQGTVAGELTSRRGLIIGTEMNSTTAVIEAEVPLAELFGYSTDLRSMTQGQGTFSMEFSKYRRVPASIQEEVVAAKKKADLVLAK; from the coding sequence ATGGACCTCGCCAACTATCGCAACATCGGTATCTCCGCTCACATCGACTCCGGCAAGACCACGCTCAGCGAGCGGATCTTGTTCTACGCGGGCCGCATTCACAAGATCAACGAAGTGAAGGGGGACGGCGATGGCGCTACCATGGATTACATGGACCTCGAGCGCGAGCGCGGGATCACCATTACCAGCGCCGCCACGTCGGTCGAATGGAAACACGACGAGCTCGACATCGCACCGCATAAGATCAACCTGATCGACACCCCGGGGCACGTCGACTTCACGGTCGAAGTCGAACGCTCGCTCCGCGTGCTCGACGGCGCCGTGCTCGTCCTCTGCTCGGTCGGCGGCGTGCAAAGCCAGTCGATGACGGTCGATCGCCAAATGAAGCGCTATCGCGTGCCGCGCCTCGCGTTCATCAACAAGATGGACCGCACCGGTGCGAACTACGCCCGCGTCGTCGCGCAATTGAAAGAGAAGCTCGACACGAACGCCGTCCTCATGCAATTGCCGATCGGCAAGGAAGACAAGTTCGAAGGCGTAATCGATCTATTCCGTCGGAAGGCCCTCTACTTCGACGGCCCGAAGGGGGAAGACGTTCGCGAAGAAGAAGTGCCGGCCGCGATGAAGGAAGAAGTCGAAGAAACCCGTCAACACACGCTCGAAGCGCTGGCGATGTTCAGCGACGAGATGATGGAATTGATGCTGGCCGAGGAAGATGTGCCGCTCGAACTGATCTATAAGACGATCCGCACCGCAACCCACGCACAAGAGCTGACGCCCGTCTTTATGGGCTCGGCCTTTAAGAACAAGGGCGTACAGCCGTTGCTCGACGCCGTGACGCGTTTCCTGCCGTCGCCGCTCGACCGTGAAGTGCGCGCCAAGCAATGGGACAACCCCACCGAGCCGTTCCCGCTCGCGCCCGACCCGGCTAAGCCGCTCGTCGCGATGGCGTTCAAGATCGTGGAAGATCCGTATGGTCAATTGACCTTCATGCGGATCTACCAAGGCACGATGAAGAAGGGCGAAACGTATGTGAACCAACGTACGACGAAGAAAGAACGCTTCAGCCGAATCGTGCGGATGCACGCCGACAAGCGCGAAGAAATCGATTCGGCAGGGGCCGGCGATATCATCGCGGTGATGGGCGTCGATTGCGCGAGCGGCGACACGTTCGCCGCCGATCAGAAGTACTGCTCGCTCGAAAACATGTTCGTGCCCGAACCGGTCATCAAGATGTCGATCACGCCGGCGAATCGCGACGGCGGCGACAAGCTCACGAAGGCCCTGCAGCGCTTCATCAAGGAAGATCCGACGTTCCGCGTCAGCTCCGACGAAGAAACTTCGGAAACGCTGATCGCCGGGATGGGCGAGTTGCATCTCGAAATCTACGTCGAGCGCATCCGCCGCGAGTATAAGGTCGACGTCCTCGTCGGTGCGCCGAAGGTCAGCTACCGTGAAGCCCCGACGCAAAACGTCGACTTCGATCACACGCGTAAAAAGCAAACCGGCGGTTCCGGCCAATACGGCTGTATCAAAGGTACGCTCGAAGTGTTGCCGGAAGACGCCGAAGAAAACTTCGTCTTCGTCGACGACGTCGTGCAAGGCCGCATTCCGCGGGAATACATTCCGTCGGTCGAGAAGGGCTTCCGCGCTTGCATGGGCAAGGGCCCCGTGGCCGGCTTCCCGCTCGTCGGGTTGCAGGTCGTGTTGAAAGACGGCAAGTACCACGATGTCGACTCGTCCGACATGGCGTTCCAGTTGACCGCGCAAGAGTGCTTCCGCGAATACTTCCTGAAGATGAAGCCGGTGCTGCTTGAGCCGATCATGAAGCTTGAAGTCGAAGTGCCGACGTCGTTCCAAGGAACGGTTGCCGGAGAACTGACGAGCCGCCGCGGCTTGATCATCGGCACGGAAATGAACAGCACGACGGCCGTCATCGAAGCCGAAGTGCCGTTGGCTGAGTTGTTCGGTTACTCGACCGATCTCCGCAGCATGACCCAAGGCCAAGGGACTTTTTCGATGGAGTTCAGCAAGTACCGCCGCGTCCCTGCGAGCATCCAAGAAGAAGTCGTGGCGGCGAAGAAGAAGGCCGACCTCGTGTTGGCGAAGTAG
- a CDS encoding P-loop NTPase produces the protein MLPDQANDLRKLVLRAGRGGGLNDAPPPKIVVVAGGKGGVGTTTVALNLAVALAREGRRTVLVDADFAGPDVAGLCRIDEQYGAADVLAGRRTVHEVLQRGPGGIQVLPASRGLTDPSDCTPQAQERLIAQLEGLGPHADYVLIDAGSGSGRVMRRFWEAGDAVLLVTHPDTVAVMDAYAAVKLVCQDNPLKAQILSLANCAADDAAAAEVHARLDRACRRFLGLKVTAAGQLPFDPCVPRAGAEQHPFLLEVPDGLASAGMDRLAIEVPRLVEAESPLHTHFRRRAE, from the coding sequence ATGCTCCCAGACCAAGCCAACGATCTGCGAAAACTGGTGCTCCGCGCCGGGCGTGGCGGCGGTCTGAACGATGCGCCGCCGCCGAAGATCGTCGTCGTGGCGGGAGGAAAAGGGGGCGTCGGAACGACGACCGTGGCGTTGAACTTGGCCGTGGCGTTAGCGCGCGAAGGGCGTCGCACCGTGCTCGTCGATGCCGATTTCGCCGGGCCCGACGTCGCAGGCCTGTGCCGCATCGACGAACAATACGGCGCGGCCGACGTGCTGGCCGGACGGCGCACGGTCCATGAAGTTCTGCAACGGGGACCGGGAGGCATTCAAGTGCTGCCGGCTTCGCGCGGGCTCACCGATCCCTCCGACTGCACGCCGCAAGCGCAAGAACGGCTCATCGCACAACTCGAAGGGCTCGGGCCCCATGCCGACTACGTGCTCATCGACGCCGGCTCGGGGAGCGGGCGGGTGATGCGGCGCTTCTGGGAAGCCGGCGATGCGGTGCTGCTCGTCACGCATCCCGATACCGTTGCGGTGATGGACGCCTATGCCGCCGTGAAACTCGTTTGCCAAGACAATCCGCTGAAGGCGCAAATCCTTTCGCTCGCGAACTGCGCAGCCGACGACGCTGCGGCTGCCGAAGTGCATGCGCGGCTCGATCGTGCTTGCCGCCGGTTCTTAGGCTTGAAAGTCACCGCTGCCGGCCAGTTGCCGTTCGACCCTTGCGTGCCGCGCGCCGGCGCAGAGCAACATCCGTTCTTACTCGAAGTGCCCGACGGTCTCGCGTCGGCCGGCATGGATCGCCTAGCGATCGAAGTGCCGCGGTTGGTTGAAGCCGAGTCGCCGCTCCATACCCACTTCCGTCGCCGCGCCGAATAA
- a CDS encoding thioredoxin family protein has protein sequence MRSAVAIAAILVVLTSGCGPTNENAGGSRVAKLREAVVEKLKPAKPVTVEPAELKYYDDLPAALAQAKVERKPLLLIFAADWCFHSRQLLTEVLTRNSVRPLTDRFICVRIDVDRSPELCAEYRVRAYPTLVFASPSGAALSRLTGAQQDEVVTQEMTAALTTVADRLAMPPSAAPLQR, from the coding sequence ATGCGTTCCGCTGTTGCCATCGCCGCGATCCTCGTCGTTCTCACCTCGGGCTGCGGTCCGACGAATGAGAACGCCGGAGGTTCGCGCGTGGCGAAGTTGCGCGAAGCGGTGGTCGAGAAGCTGAAGCCCGCGAAGCCGGTCACGGTCGAGCCGGCGGAATTGAAATACTACGACGATCTTCCCGCAGCTCTGGCGCAAGCGAAGGTCGAGCGGAAGCCGCTGCTCTTGATCTTTGCGGCCGACTGGTGCTTCCATAGCCGGCAATTGCTGACGGAAGTCCTCACGCGCAACTCCGTCCGCCCGCTAACAGACCGTTTCATCTGCGTCCGGATCGACGTCGATCGCTCGCCGGAGCTGTGTGCGGAGTATCGCGTCAGGGCTTACCCTACGTTGGTGTTCGCGTCACCAAGCGGCGCAGCCTTGAGTCGGCTCACCGGAGCGCAGCAAGACGAAGTCGTCACGCAGGAAATGACCGCCGCGCTCACGACCGTCGCCGATCGACTGGCGATGCCGCCGAGCGCCGCTCCGCTGCAACGTTGA
- a CDS encoding SDR family oxidoreductase, which yields MKFSGKTALITGSGRGIGFGCALELARGGARVVINDRPGSPDLADAKKQLEALGAICISIEADVFSRAGCEALLAAALAEVPRIDILISNPAWNRRKAFLEYEPADFDRTIQGTLTAGFHMSQLVARQMIANKLAARDEARGVSGCQGKIVFISSVHAEMPYGLSSAYNAAKAGLNHLALTISAELNAHRINVNLIEPGWIDTPNERAVFGLDKMNEVAPTIPWGRLGQPADIGRAAAFLASEDADYITGATLRIDGGFVLKECRGDSIPTRKE from the coding sequence ATGAAATTCTCCGGCAAGACGGCGCTGATCACAGGCTCGGGACGCGGCATCGGGTTCGGGTGCGCGCTGGAGCTGGCGCGCGGCGGAGCGCGGGTCGTCATCAACGATCGGCCCGGCAGCCCGGATCTGGCGGATGCGAAGAAGCAGCTTGAAGCGCTCGGCGCGATTTGCATCTCGATCGAAGCAGATGTCTTCTCGCGAGCCGGTTGCGAGGCTTTGCTCGCCGCGGCGCTGGCCGAAGTTCCGCGCATCGACATCTTGATCAGCAACCCGGCTTGGAACCGTCGCAAGGCGTTTCTGGAATACGAGCCGGCTGATTTCGACCGGACGATTCAAGGGACGCTCACGGCCGGTTTTCATATGTCGCAATTGGTCGCGCGGCAGATGATTGCGAACAAGCTCGCAGCGCGCGACGAGGCTCGAGGGGTGTCGGGCTGCCAAGGCAAGATCGTCTTCATTTCGAGCGTCCACGCCGAAATGCCCTACGGCTTAAGCTCGGCTTACAACGCCGCGAAGGCCGGCCTGAATCACTTGGCCCTCACCATCTCGGCCGAGCTGAACGCGCATCGGATCAACGTCAACCTCATCGAGCCGGGCTGGATCGATACGCCGAACGAACGAGCGGTGTTCGGCCTCGATAAAATGAACGAAGTCGCCCCGACGATCCCATGGGGTCGGCTCGGGCAACCGGCCGATATCGGCCGTGCGGCGGCATTCCTAGCCTCGGAAGATGCCGACTACATCACCGGCGCGACGCTCCGCATCGACGGCGGCTTCGTGCTCAAAGAATGCCGCGGCGATTCGATTCCGACGCGGAAGGAGTGA
- the flhF gene encoding flagellar biosynthesis protein FlhF — translation MEVKTYRAATMQEALAMVRNDLGPTAAVLHTREVGNAGLLRWIPGMRRIEVTAALDVNVPSRFGGRKDAAAPGVPKPAHAPQPRTAQSNTAQSNTASRIDSIVDGGVAYEPTYSEPAYAPPARRAAIAPAHGPHDEVKTQISELQALVADLCRRSRGTGHQDLPETLFRLYTDLIEAEVSDEVARELVERVRRDASAGEVDDPLMVKARLSRMIEEEIAVSGPIQLDSGRRKLVALVGPTGVGKTTTIAKLAANFRLRDKKRVGLITVDTFRIAAVEQLRTYADIIDLPMHVVSTPREMRDAVNSLSSMDLVLLDTAGRSPHDDVKIQELKSFLVEAAADEVHLVLSATASASSLEKMARQFATVGTTHLLLTKLDETASLGNLLPLVRASRLPLSYLTDGQSVPDDISPADASRLSRVVLGMEPPVQSRRQLAA, via the coding sequence ATGGAAGTAAAGACATACCGCGCCGCCACGATGCAAGAAGCGTTGGCGATGGTGCGTAACGATCTGGGTCCGACCGCCGCGGTGTTGCACACGCGCGAAGTGGGGAACGCCGGTCTGCTGCGCTGGATTCCCGGCATGCGGCGCATCGAAGTAACGGCCGCGCTCGACGTGAACGTGCCGAGCCGGTTCGGGGGGCGCAAAGATGCGGCAGCTCCGGGCGTACCGAAGCCCGCTCACGCGCCGCAACCGCGCACCGCGCAATCGAACACTGCGCAATCGAACACTGCGAGCCGAATCGATTCGATCGTCGACGGCGGCGTCGCCTACGAGCCGACGTATAGCGAGCCGGCCTACGCTCCTCCTGCGCGGCGCGCAGCCATCGCTCCGGCGCATGGCCCGCACGACGAAGTGAAAACGCAGATCAGCGAACTCCAAGCGCTCGTCGCCGACCTTTGCCGCCGTTCGCGCGGCACCGGCCATCAAGACCTGCCCGAGACGCTGTTCCGTTTGTATACCGACTTGATCGAAGCCGAAGTGAGCGATGAAGTCGCACGGGAACTGGTCGAGCGCGTCCGCCGCGATGCTTCGGCCGGCGAAGTCGACGATCCGCTCATGGTCAAGGCGCGGCTCTCGCGCATGATCGAAGAAGAGATCGCGGTTTCCGGACCGATCCAGCTCGATTCGGGCCGGCGCAAGTTGGTCGCGCTCGTCGGACCGACCGGCGTCGGCAAGACGACGACCATCGCGAAGCTCGCCGCCAACTTTCGTCTGCGCGATAAGAAACGCGTCGGCCTGATTACGGTCGACACGTTCCGCATCGCCGCCGTCGAACAACTGCGTACCTATGCCGACATCATCGACTTGCCGATGCACGTCGTCAGCACGCCGCGCGAGATGCGCGACGCCGTGAACAGCTTGTCGTCGATGGATCTCGTACTGCTCGATACTGCCGGCCGAAGCCCTCACGACGACGTGAAGATTCAAGAACTCAAGAGCTTCTTAGTGGAAGCCGCGGCCGACGAAGTGCATCTGGTGCTCAGTGCAACGGCCAGCGCTTCGTCGCTCGAGAAGATGGCCCGCCAGTTCGCGACCGTCGGCACGACGCATCTGCTGTTGACCAAGCTGGATGAAACGGCAAGCCTCGGCAACCTTCTGCCGCTGGTCCGTGCGAGCCGCTTGCCGCTCAGTTACCTGACCGACGGGCAAAGCGTGCCCGACGACATCTCCCCGGCCGACGCCTCGCGATTGTCGCGCGTCGTGCTAGGGATGGAACCGCCGGTACAAAGTCGGCGGCAACTTGCCGCTTAG
- the flhA gene encoding flagellar biosynthesis protein FlhA has translation MPPVAPAVGARSSTSWGLDLVLPIGLISAVLVILMPLPVVLLDVLLALNISVAVIMLLTTIYVRTPLEFSVFPSLLLATTLGRLVLNVATTRLILTRGATHGLDAAGDVVRSFGEFVAGDKAVVGIIIFVIIVLIQFIVITKGATRISEVAARFALDGMPGRQMAIDADLNAGVIDEKEAQRRRAEITAQSDFFGAMDGASKFVRGDAIAGIVITVVNIVGGLFIGMFESGMTLAEAAHVFTKLTIGDGLVSQVPAFLISLAAGLLTTRSSTDSNLPQQFVGQLLARPQALFVTGGFLGMLVFTSLPKVPLLSIAVACIAFAFTTMRKTKSDKKAADVAQTTADKKPKDERIEDLLVVDPMEVEIGVGLIRLADPKRGGDLLDRVQRVRQNIAMELGIVMPKVRIRDNMRLDQHAYRIKIADAAVADGMVYVNMLLAIDSGMTTGRVAGIETREPAFGTRAVWIEPAQRDQAEMQGYTVVEPVSVLATHLTETVRRHGDEILTRDATKHLVNELKTSSPAVVDELVPGIMKLNDVQQVLQMLLREQVPIRQLAKILETLGDHAGRIKDPILLTEFVRHKLARTICTRYRDAEKRLYVITLDPALEDRIRAGFEHTERGLFIRMSPQAIEATCRLMAREVEKLSAQNRQPIVLVSPQIRAALKQMTQPHLPLLAVLSYNEITRDTTIESVAMVADAK, from the coding sequence ATGCCTCCCGTCGCACCCGCTGTCGGCGCCCGTTCGTCGACTTCGTGGGGACTAGATCTCGTACTCCCGATCGGCCTGATCTCCGCAGTCTTGGTGATCTTGATGCCGCTGCCTGTCGTCCTGTTGGACGTCTTGCTGGCGCTCAACATCAGCGTGGCGGTGATCATGCTGTTGACGACGATCTACGTGCGCACGCCGCTGGAGTTCAGCGTCTTTCCTTCGCTTTTGCTCGCGACCACGCTCGGCCGGCTGGTGCTCAACGTCGCGACGACGCGACTCATTCTCACGCGCGGCGCAACGCACGGCCTCGATGCGGCCGGCGACGTGGTGCGCAGCTTCGGCGAATTCGTCGCCGGCGATAAAGCGGTCGTCGGCATCATCATCTTCGTCATCATCGTGTTAATTCAGTTCATCGTCATCACGAAAGGTGCCACGCGCATCAGCGAAGTGGCGGCCCGCTTCGCGTTAGACGGCATGCCCGGTCGGCAAATGGCGATCGACGCAGATCTGAACGCGGGCGTGATCGACGAAAAAGAAGCGCAGCGCCGACGTGCGGAAATCACGGCCCAATCGGACTTTTTCGGGGCGATGGACGGTGCTAGTAAGTTCGTGCGCGGCGATGCCATCGCAGGCATCGTCATCACCGTGGTGAACATCGTCGGCGGGTTGTTCATCGGCATGTTCGAGAGCGGCATGACGCTCGCCGAAGCGGCTCACGTGTTCACGAAGCTTACGATCGGCGATGGGCTCGTCAGCCAAGTGCCGGCGTTCTTGATCTCGTTGGCGGCCGGCTTGCTGACGACGCGCTCGAGCACCGACTCGAACCTGCCGCAACAATTCGTCGGCCAGTTGCTCGCGCGGCCGCAAGCGCTGTTCGTCACCGGCGGCTTTTTGGGAATGCTCGTATTTACGAGCCTCCCCAAAGTGCCGCTCTTGTCGATCGCCGTGGCCTGCATCGCGTTCGCGTTTACGACGATGCGCAAGACCAAGTCGGACAAGAAAGCGGCCGACGTCGCCCAGACCACGGCCGACAAGAAGCCGAAGGACGAGCGAATCGAAGACCTGCTCGTCGTCGATCCAATGGAAGTCGAGATCGGCGTCGGCCTCATTCGCTTGGCCGATCCGAAGCGCGGCGGCGACTTGCTCGATCGAGTGCAGCGCGTGCGCCAGAATATCGCGATGGAGCTCGGCATCGTCATGCCGAAGGTCCGCATTCGCGACAACATGCGACTCGATCAGCATGCGTATCGGATCAAGATCGCCGATGCCGCGGTGGCCGACGGCATGGTCTACGTGAACATGCTGCTGGCGATCGATTCCGGAATGACCACGGGTCGCGTAGCGGGCATCGAAACGCGCGAGCCGGCCTTCGGCACGCGGGCCGTTTGGATCGAGCCGGCGCAGCGCGACCAAGCCGAAATGCAAGGCTATACGGTCGTCGAGCCGGTCAGCGTGCTGGCGACTCATCTCACCGAAACGGTTCGTCGGCATGGCGACGAAATCCTCACACGCGATGCGACGAAGCATCTCGTCAACGAATTGAAGACCTCGTCGCCTGCCGTCGTCGACGAGCTCGTGCCGGGCATCATGAAGCTCAACGACGTGCAACAAGTGCTGCAGATGTTGTTGCGCGAGCAGGTGCCGATTCGCCAGCTGGCGAAGATCCTCGAAACTCTCGGCGATCATGCCGGCCGAATCAAAGATCCGATCTTGCTCACCGAGTTCGTTCGCCATAAGCTCGCCCGCACGATTTGCACGCGCTATCGCGATGCGGAGAAACGGCTCTACGTCATCACGCTTGATCCGGCCTTGGAAGACCGCATTCGTGCCGGTTTCGAGCATACGGAACGAGGACTGTTCATTCGCATGTCGCCGCAAGCGATCGAAGCGACGTGCAGACTGATGGCTCGCGAGGTGGAAAAGCTCTCGGCCCAGAATCGTCAGCCGATCGTGTTGGTAAGCCCGCAGATTCGAGCCGCCTTGAAGCAGATGACGCAACCTCATCTCCCGCTGTTAGCCGTACTCAGCTACAACGAGATCACGCGTGACACGACGATCGAGTCGGTCGCGATGGTTGCAGACGCAAAATAA
- a CDS encoding sulfotransferase, translating to MPSSSVPPPAAASKKERKWMPRMWIGMCFTTWLGLLVRNRFAISPRYWIKGVLITLISLFNSGLWLIEQLLFGIAIRRTKIQPRPLIVLGHWRSGTTWLHELLGLDPQFTSPSTYEVMAPNHFTVSKFWVTRLFYWLLPSRRPMDNMPMGWDRPQEDEFALCNLGVPSPYLTIAFPNHPPQHWNYLTLEGLTATELSYWKRSLYAFLQKVTFVHKKRIILKSPPHTGRVRTLLEMFPDARFVYLVRDPFVLFPSTVHLWKRLYETHGMQVPNFAGVEEYVLETFTRLMDRFEADRSLIPANRLYEMRYEDLVADPLGRMQSLYDQLELGDFERVRSAMEQYSSQTSDYKTNRYQLTDAEREEVNRRWKPYIEKYGYRETASVK from the coding sequence ATGCCATCTTCCTCCGTTCCGCCTCCCGCCGCCGCCTCGAAGAAGGAACGGAAGTGGATGCCGCGCATGTGGATCGGCATGTGCTTCACGACCTGGCTCGGGCTGCTCGTTCGGAACCGGTTCGCCATCAGCCCTCGCTATTGGATCAAAGGGGTGCTGATCACGTTGATCAGTCTCTTCAATTCCGGCTTGTGGCTGATCGAGCAGTTGTTGTTCGGCATCGCGATCCGGCGGACGAAGATTCAGCCTCGGCCGCTGATCGTCTTAGGGCATTGGCGCTCCGGCACCACCTGGTTGCACGAACTGCTCGGGCTCGACCCTCAGTTCACTTCGCCGAGCACCTACGAAGTGATGGCGCCGAACCATTTCACGGTCTCGAAGTTTTGGGTGACGCGGCTCTTCTATTGGCTGCTCCCTTCGCGGCGACCGATGGACAACATGCCGATGGGTTGGGACCGGCCGCAGGAAGATGAATTCGCACTCTGCAATCTCGGCGTTCCTTCGCCTTATCTCACGATCGCGTTTCCGAATCATCCTCCGCAACATTGGAACTACCTCACGCTCGAAGGACTCACTGCGACGGAGCTCTCTTATTGGAAGCGATCGCTTTACGCGTTCCTGCAAAAAGTGACGTTCGTCCATAAGAAGCGCATCATCTTGAAGTCGCCGCCGCACACCGGTCGAGTTCGCACGTTGTTGGAAATGTTTCCCGATGCGCGGTTCGTCTACTTGGTGCGCGATCCGTTCGTGTTGTTTCCTTCGACCGTGCATCTTTGGAAACGGCTATACGAAACGCACGGCATGCAGGTGCCGAACTTCGCGGGTGTCGAAGAGTATGTGCTGGAAACATTCACGCGACTCATGGATCGCTTCGAGGCCGATCGAAGTTTGATTCCGGCCAATCGGCTCTACGAGATGCGCTACGAAGATCTCGTCGCCGATCCGCTCGGGCGAATGCAATCGCTCTACGACCAACTCGAGCTCGGCGACTTCGAGCGCGTCCGCTCCGCGATGGAGCAATACTCGTCGCAGACTTCCGACTATAAAACGAATCGCTACCAATTGACCGACGCCGAACGTGAGGAAGTCAACCGCCGCTGGAAACCGTATATCGAAAAGTATGGGTACCGCGAAACCGCAAGCGTGAAGTAA